One genomic window of Branchiostoma floridae strain S238N-H82 chromosome 4, Bfl_VNyyK, whole genome shotgun sequence includes the following:
- the LOC118413175 gene encoding cytosolic carboxypeptidase 2-like isoform X6 — MSFSLKPDPEFEFGVNSYDAFMKKHLQHYGYYTGRNEGYRSSFSAFEQWQRTRGYRGGYSDHDAMDVDEEDEYENHALVKTVKRSNSVQNVDNRLCDDLLRKTTQIVFHYQHGKRVPKLREPRNLYALTKELGPQQAPRFPAEMPVLKARIRHIEWTPPFREPFYVQTNQERTPMVRGIEGEGRVVYFCETLREAYFMRSRVGGSRGPLKDITVKLKDENDKTLIFESRFESGNLMKAVQVGEFDYELYLRQDLYTDKHTQWFYFRVQNAKKGHTYRFTIVNLLKGGSLYNMGLKPLMYSEHDAHTKKTGWLRVGENIKYYKNNVRINLRSDKCYYSLTWTCSFPNDNDNYFFAHCYPYTYSDLQDYLLKMANDPVRSKYCRQRVLCRTLAGNLVYVLTITNPSKNPEDAKVKKAVVLSARVHPGETNASWMMKGFLDYLSGSSADAKLLRDTFIFKIVPMLNPDGVIVGNYRCSLAGRDLNRNYKSVLKESFPSVWHTKMMVRRLCEEREVIVYCDLHGHSRKQNVFIYGCENRYDPEKRLKERVFPLMMQKNAGEKFSYNGCKFKVQKSKEGTGRIVMWHTGIMNAYTMEATFAGSTRGKMKGYHFNAADFEAMGYHFCDTLLDYCDPDRSKANQVLQELQDKLRQEILRRIELSGKAPPVGDPLEMEAEFGSDLESDTSGSDSSVDDGLPVHLLAIAPKLNRKKKLRSRKERNKNRNKEIKTKPSKSEDNKEQSEEKKKPKPQSADKRPIRTQHSEVHSARKRRDDRSNNGIPVFADERVELRSARKTAHPECTCQTSAKIPYAMKQVSQVDLPGELLNQVMVISLQKSKTDYLEAITQAYLRSGVMLSNEQAKEVPHFRYASGQKHLIEGLCPQHDQNFAANYVANHLSDNYSEEPVEHMEVERRHKEDPNKRLMSQKHLVELSAKVQRQHEQSIQAQRDRRTQRAQSPIKQHPSPFDEGHSKAASRIGSSIDREPRSRVGSATIVSVQSRAPTVQSRVSSGVARVAERIGSATYSMPKGSQVFTGAQIVPRARNVEESSDSSDTHIKSFKAEIASSQPPPSGVAQSHYTPPSKAWKSKQYTVPSSTAITEVTRQGTPAAHPPRAPDKDPVTMTTVPGFASIPVKKVVPKDMKPEPKPSPSKPPTRPAANSPDPSSALANIGELRKSLVEPPDRAKVQPDKTLDRPRRDTYVRELHARHPDSDNTATNQEAEEREEPMTGEKSPDLDPAHQNLEWRHRDPRHRPGPEFIPVTMEKISMKDLEMAPRNAPPRERPLTQPYHPQHPHPLERPQGQSREENPKVHSFGVGKMVGPYSREKQPAVSASKQLTSSYQDIVCRRDREGAAATDDTDEQQESRENSGSSQESRKQETSVERASTVPVRQSEPNIYYGRLASPSRTWRMPTMFDHLQPGSSHPSMVSLSIGQMHHSRGEQDHRTSGFLGQRKIYPPLLRYKQTKRK; from the exons ATAACAGACTCTGCGATGACTTGCTGAGAAAAACCACCCAGATCGTGTTCCACTACCAGCATGGCAAGCGTGTGCCGAAGCTGCGTGAGCCTCGGAACCTGTATGCACTCACCAAGGAGCTGGGGCCGCAGCAGGCTCCTAGGTTCCCTGCTGAGATGCCG GTCCTGAAGGCTAGAATAAGGCACATAGAGTGGACGCCCCCCTTCAGGGAACCCTTCTATGTACAGACCAACCAGGAGAGGACCCCGATGGTGCGGGGCATCGAGGGGGAGGGCAGAGTCGTGTACTTCTGTGAGACACTCAGGGAAGCTTAT TTCATGCGGTCGCGGGTAGGGGGCAGTCGAGGTCCACTGAAGGACATCACTGTGAAGTTGAAGGATGAGAACGACAAGACGCTCATCTTCGAGTCCAGATTCGAAAGTGGAAACCTCATGAAAGCAGTGCAAGT AGGTGAGTTTGACTACGAGCTGTACCTGAGGCAGGACCTGTACACAGACAAGCACACCCAGTGGTTCTACTTCAGGGTACAGAACGCCAAGAAGGGACACACTTACAGATTCACTATAGTCAACTTGTTGAAG GGCGGCAGCCTCTACAACATGGGTCTGAAGCCCCTTATGTACAGCGAACACGACGCACATACCAAGAAGACTGGCTGGTTACGAGTAGGGGAAAACATCAAGTACTACAAGAACAATGTTAG AATAAACCTGAGGAGTGACAAATGTTACTACTCCCTGACCTGGACCTGCTCCTTTCCCAATGACAATGATAATTACTTCTTCGCCCACTGTTACCCCTACACCTACTCAGACTTACAG GACTACCTCTTGAAGATGGCAAATGACCCAGTGCGGTCCAAGTACTGCAGACAGAGGGTTCTGTGTAGAACACTGGCAGGGAACCTGGTGTACGTCCTCACCATCACTAATCCTTCCAAGAACCCAGAGGACGCAAAG GTAAAGAAGGCAGTTGTCCTGTCTGCCCGTGTCCACCCCGGGGAGACCAATGCCTCCTGGATGATGAAGGGCTTCCTCGACTACCTCAGCGGCAGCTCTGCCGATGCAAAG CTTCTACGTGACACCTTTATCTTCAAGATTGTGCCAATGTTGAACCCCGACGGGGTGATTGTGGGGAACTACCGCTGTTCGCTCGCTGGCCGAGACCTGAACCGCAACTACAAGTCCGTCCTGAAGGAGTCGTTTCCGTCCGTCTGGCACACCAAGATGATGGTCAGAAG ATTATGTGAGGAGAGAGAAGTGATCGTGTACTGCGACCTGCACGGCCACAGCCGGAAGCAGAACGTGTTCATCTACGGCTGTGAGAACAGATACGACCCCGAGAAGAGACTGAAGGAGCGCGTCTTCCCTCTCATGATGCAGAAAAATGCTGGGGAAAAG ttCTCGTACAACGGGTGCAAGTTCAAGGTGCAGAAGAGTAAGGAGGGGACCGGCAGGATCGTCATGTGGCACACGGGCATCATGAACGCCTACACCATGGAG GCGACCTTTGCTGGGTCCACAAGGGGTAAGATGAAGGGGTACCACTTCAACGCAGCAGACTTCGAGGCCATGGGCTACCACTTCTGCGACACGCTGCTGGATTACTGCGACCCtgacaggtcaaag GCTAACCAGGTACTGCAGGAGCTGCAGGATAAGCTGCGGCAGGAGATCCTGCGGAGGATCGAGCTCTCCGGGAAGGCGCCGCCGGTCGGTGACCCCCTGGAGATGGAGGCAGAGTTCGGCTCGGACCTGGAGTCTGACACCAGTGGGTCGGACAGCTCTGTGGACGACGGGCTGCCTGTACATCTACTGGCTATCGCACCCAAG CTGAACAGAAAGAAGAAGCTGCGTTCAAGGAAAGAGAGAAACAAGAACAGGAACAAGGAGATCAAGACAAAACCTTCAAAATCAGAGGATAACAAG GAACAaagtgaagaaaagaagaagccCAAACCTCAGAGTGCAGACAAG AGACCAATCAGAACACAGCACAGTGAAGTCCACTCAGCGAGAAAAAGGAGAGACGATCGGAGCAACAATGGCATCCCTGTGTTTGCTGATGAGAGGGTAGAACTTAGATCAGCCAGGAAG ACTGCTCACCCAGAGTGTACCTGCCAGACTAGTGCAAAAATCCCATATGCCATGAAG CAAGTCTCACAAGTGGACCTTCCTGGGGAGTTACTCAACCAAGTCATGGTCATATCCTTACAGAAGAGCAAG acgGATTACCTGGAGGCCATTACCCAGGCTTACCTCAGGAGCGGAGTCATGCTGTCCAATGAACAGgcaaaag AAGTGCCCCATTTCCGGTACGCCAGCGGTCAGAAGCACCTAATCGAGGGCCTCTGTCCGCAGCATGACCAGAACTTTGCAGCTAACTATGTCGCCAACCACCTCAGCGACAACTACTCAG AAGAGCCAGTAGAGCACATGGAGGTGGAGAGGAGACACAAGGAGGATCCCAACAAGAGACTGATGTCACAGAAACATCTGGTCGAACTGTCGGCTAAGGTGCAGAGGCAGCACGAACAGTCCATACAG GCTCAGAGGGACAGGAGAACCCAGCGAGCACAGAGCCCCATCAAGCAACACCCCTCCCCGTTTGACGAGGGACATTCCAAGGCAGCTTCCAGAATAG GATCTTCCATAGACAGAGAACCCAGGTCCAGAGTGGGCTCAGCTACAATAGTCAGTGTGCAAAGCAG AGCCCCCACTGTGCAGTCCAGAGTCAGTTCTGGAGTGGCCCGAGTAGCGGAGAGGATCGGCAGCGCCACCTACAGCATGCCCAAGGGATCGCAGGTCTTCACCGGGGCGCAGATTGTGCCACGGGCGAGGAACGTGGAAGAGTCCAGCGACTCCTCAGACACCCACATCAAATCCTTCAAGGCAGAAA TAGCCAGTAGCCAACCTCCGCCTAGCGGTGTAGCTCAGTCCCACTATACTCCCCCGTCCAAGGCATGGAAGT CCAAACAGTACACAGTCCCCTCCTCCACTGCCATCACTGAGGTCACCAGACAGGGCACACCTG CTGCTCACCCACCGCGGGCTCCAGACAAGGACCCTGTTACCATGACGACGGTGCCAGGCTTTGCCTCCATTCCTGTCAAGAAGGTCGTGCCAAAAGACATGAAG CCGGAGCCGAAGCCGTCCCCCTCCAAGCCACCCACCCGGCCTGCTGCTAACAGTCCAGACCCGTCATCAGCCCTGGCCAACATCGGAGAGCTCAGGAAATCTCTTGTAGAGCCTCCAGACAGAGCAAAAGTGCAGCCCGATAAAACACTTGACAGACCCAGAAG AGACACGTATGTCCGTGAGCTTCATGCCAGGCACCCAGACTCTGACAACACAGCAACCAATCAGGAAGCAGAGGAGAGAGAAGAGCCAATG ACCGGAGAGAAGTCCCCTGACCTGGACCCTGCCCACCAGAACCTGGAGTGGCGCCACCGCGACCCCCGCCACCGACCCGGGCCGGAGTTCATCCCCGTTACCATGGAGAAGATCAGCATGAAGGACCTCGAGATGGCGCCGAGGAACGCGCCGCCAAGGGAGCGCCCGTTGACGCAGCCGTACCACCCACAGCACCCACACCCCCTGGAGAGGCCACAGGGGCAGTCAAGGGAGGAGAACCCCAAAGTGCACAGCTTTGGGGTGGGGAAGATGGTCGGACCATATAG TAGAGAAAAGCAGCCGGCAGTTTCAGCGAGCAAGCAGCTGACCTCCAGTTACCAGGACATCGTGTGTCGGCGAGACCGGGAGGGCGCCGCGGCCACGGACGACACAGACGAGCAGCAGGAGTCGCGGGAGAACAGCGGCAGCAGTCAGGAGAGCAGGAAACAGGAGACCAGCGTAGAGAGGGCCAGCACTGTGCCCGTCAGACAGTCAGAG CCAAATATCTACTACGGCCGTCTGGCGTCCCCGTCACGCACCTGGCGCATGCCCACCATGTTTGACCACCTCCAGCCAG GAAGTTCCCATCCGTCCATGGTTTCTCTTTCAATCGGCCAAATGCACCACAGTAGAGGAGAGCAGGACCACCGCACCTCCGGATTCCTGGGCCAGAGGAAAATCTACCCTCCACTCCTTAGGTACAAGCAGACCAAGAGGAAATAA
- the LOC118413175 gene encoding uncharacterized protein LOC118413175 isoform X7: protein MTGRNEGYRSSFSAFEQWQRTRGYRGGYSDHDAMDVDEEDEYENHALVKTVKRSNSVQNVDNRLCDDLLRKTTQIVFHYQHGKRVPKLREPRNLYALTKELGPQQAPRFPAEMPVLKARIRHIEWTPPFREPFYVQTNQERTPMVRGIEGEGRVVYFCETLREAYFMRSRVGGSRGPLKDITVKLKDENDKTLIFESRFESGNLMKAVQVGEFDYELYLRQDLYTDKHTQWFYFRVQNAKKGHTYRFTIVNLLKGGSLYNMGLKPLMYSEHDAHTKKTGWLRVGENIKYYKNNVRINLRSDKCYYSLTWTCSFPNDNDNYFFAHCYPYTYSDLQDYLLKMANDPVRSKYCRQRVLCRTLAGNLVYVLTITNPSKNPEDAKVKKAVVLSARVHPGETNASWMMKGFLDYLSGSSADAKLLRDTFIFKIVPMLNPDGVIVGNYRCSLAGRDLNRNYKSVLKESFPSVWHTKMMVRRLCEEREVIVYCDLHGHSRKQNVFIYGCENRYDPEKRLKERVFPLMMQKNAGEKFSYNGCKFKVQKSKEGTGRIVMWHTGIMNAYTMEATFAGSTRGKMKGYHFNAADFEAMGYHFCDTLLDYCDPDRSKANQVLQELQDKLRQEILRRIELSGKAPPVGDPLEMEAEFGSDLESDTSGSDSSVDDGLPVHLLAIAPKLNRKKKLRSRKERNKNRNKEIKTKPSKSEDNKEQSEEKKKPKPQSADKRPIRTQHSEVHSARKRRDDRSNNGIPVFADERVELRSARKTAHPECTCQTSAKIPYAMKQVSQVDLPGELLNQVMVISLQKSKTDYLEAITQAYLRSGVMLSNEQAKEVPHFRYASGQKHLIEGLCPQHDQNFAANYVANHLSDNYSEGENAGEDPEMDPIAPVMRDVACQWSPTQAEEPVEHMEVERRHKEDPNKRLMSQKHLVELSAKVQRQHEQSIQAQRDRRTQRAQSPIKQHPSPFDEGHSKAASRIGSSIDREPRSRVGSATIVSVQSRAPTVQSRVSSGVARVAERIGSATYSMPKGSQVFTGAQIVPRARNVEESSDSSDTHIKSFKAEIASSQPPPSGVAQSHYTPPSKAWKSKQYTVPSSTAITEVTRQGTPAAHPPRAPDKDPVTMTTVPGFASIPVKKVVPKDMKPEPKPSPSKPPTRPAANSPDPSSALANIGELRKSLVEPPDRAKVQPDKTLDRPRRDTYVRELHARHPDSDNTATNQEAEEREEPMTGEKSPDLDPAHQNLEWRHRDPRHRPGPEFIPVTMEKISMKDLEMAPRNAPPRERPLTQPYHPQHPHPLERPQGQSREENPKVHSFGVGKMVGPYSREKQPAVSASKQLTSSYQDIVCRRDREGAAATDDTDEQQESRENSGSSQESRKQETSVERASTVPVRQSEPNIYYGRLASPSRTWRMPTMFDHLQPGSSHPSMVSLSIGQMHHSRGEQDHRTSGFLGQRKIYPPLLRYKQTKRK, encoded by the exons ATAACAGACTCTGCGATGACTTGCTGAGAAAAACCACCCAGATCGTGTTCCACTACCAGCATGGCAAGCGTGTGCCGAAGCTGCGTGAGCCTCGGAACCTGTATGCACTCACCAAGGAGCTGGGGCCGCAGCAGGCTCCTAGGTTCCCTGCTGAGATGCCG GTCCTGAAGGCTAGAATAAGGCACATAGAGTGGACGCCCCCCTTCAGGGAACCCTTCTATGTACAGACCAACCAGGAGAGGACCCCGATGGTGCGGGGCATCGAGGGGGAGGGCAGAGTCGTGTACTTCTGTGAGACACTCAGGGAAGCTTAT TTCATGCGGTCGCGGGTAGGGGGCAGTCGAGGTCCACTGAAGGACATCACTGTGAAGTTGAAGGATGAGAACGACAAGACGCTCATCTTCGAGTCCAGATTCGAAAGTGGAAACCTCATGAAAGCAGTGCAAGT AGGTGAGTTTGACTACGAGCTGTACCTGAGGCAGGACCTGTACACAGACAAGCACACCCAGTGGTTCTACTTCAGGGTACAGAACGCCAAGAAGGGACACACTTACAGATTCACTATAGTCAACTTGTTGAAG GGCGGCAGCCTCTACAACATGGGTCTGAAGCCCCTTATGTACAGCGAACACGACGCACATACCAAGAAGACTGGCTGGTTACGAGTAGGGGAAAACATCAAGTACTACAAGAACAATGTTAG AATAAACCTGAGGAGTGACAAATGTTACTACTCCCTGACCTGGACCTGCTCCTTTCCCAATGACAATGATAATTACTTCTTCGCCCACTGTTACCCCTACACCTACTCAGACTTACAG GACTACCTCTTGAAGATGGCAAATGACCCAGTGCGGTCCAAGTACTGCAGACAGAGGGTTCTGTGTAGAACACTGGCAGGGAACCTGGTGTACGTCCTCACCATCACTAATCCTTCCAAGAACCCAGAGGACGCAAAG GTAAAGAAGGCAGTTGTCCTGTCTGCCCGTGTCCACCCCGGGGAGACCAATGCCTCCTGGATGATGAAGGGCTTCCTCGACTACCTCAGCGGCAGCTCTGCCGATGCAAAG CTTCTACGTGACACCTTTATCTTCAAGATTGTGCCAATGTTGAACCCCGACGGGGTGATTGTGGGGAACTACCGCTGTTCGCTCGCTGGCCGAGACCTGAACCGCAACTACAAGTCCGTCCTGAAGGAGTCGTTTCCGTCCGTCTGGCACACCAAGATGATGGTCAGAAG ATTATGTGAGGAGAGAGAAGTGATCGTGTACTGCGACCTGCACGGCCACAGCCGGAAGCAGAACGTGTTCATCTACGGCTGTGAGAACAGATACGACCCCGAGAAGAGACTGAAGGAGCGCGTCTTCCCTCTCATGATGCAGAAAAATGCTGGGGAAAAG ttCTCGTACAACGGGTGCAAGTTCAAGGTGCAGAAGAGTAAGGAGGGGACCGGCAGGATCGTCATGTGGCACACGGGCATCATGAACGCCTACACCATGGAG GCGACCTTTGCTGGGTCCACAAGGGGTAAGATGAAGGGGTACCACTTCAACGCAGCAGACTTCGAGGCCATGGGCTACCACTTCTGCGACACGCTGCTGGATTACTGCGACCCtgacaggtcaaag GCTAACCAGGTACTGCAGGAGCTGCAGGATAAGCTGCGGCAGGAGATCCTGCGGAGGATCGAGCTCTCCGGGAAGGCGCCGCCGGTCGGTGACCCCCTGGAGATGGAGGCAGAGTTCGGCTCGGACCTGGAGTCTGACACCAGTGGGTCGGACAGCTCTGTGGACGACGGGCTGCCTGTACATCTACTGGCTATCGCACCCAAG CTGAACAGAAAGAAGAAGCTGCGTTCAAGGAAAGAGAGAAACAAGAACAGGAACAAGGAGATCAAGACAAAACCTTCAAAATCAGAGGATAACAAG GAACAaagtgaagaaaagaagaagccCAAACCTCAGAGTGCAGACAAG AGACCAATCAGAACACAGCACAGTGAAGTCCACTCAGCGAGAAAAAGGAGAGACGATCGGAGCAACAATGGCATCCCTGTGTTTGCTGATGAGAGGGTAGAACTTAGATCAGCCAGGAAG ACTGCTCACCCAGAGTGTACCTGCCAGACTAGTGCAAAAATCCCATATGCCATGAAG CAAGTCTCACAAGTGGACCTTCCTGGGGAGTTACTCAACCAAGTCATGGTCATATCCTTACAGAAGAGCAAG acgGATTACCTGGAGGCCATTACCCAGGCTTACCTCAGGAGCGGAGTCATGCTGTCCAATGAACAGgcaaaag AAGTGCCCCATTTCCGGTACGCCAGCGGTCAGAAGCACCTAATCGAGGGCCTCTGTCCGCAGCATGACCAGAACTTTGCAGCTAACTATGTCGCCAACCACCTCAGCGACAACTACTCAG AAGGAGAAAACGCCGGCGAGGACCCTGAGATGGACCCGATCGCGCCCGTCATGAGGGACGTGGCCTGTCAGTGGTCACCCACGCAAGCAG AAGAGCCAGTAGAGCACATGGAGGTGGAGAGGAGACACAAGGAGGATCCCAACAAGAGACTGATGTCACAGAAACATCTGGTCGAACTGTCGGCTAAGGTGCAGAGGCAGCACGAACAGTCCATACAG GCTCAGAGGGACAGGAGAACCCAGCGAGCACAGAGCCCCATCAAGCAACACCCCTCCCCGTTTGACGAGGGACATTCCAAGGCAGCTTCCAGAATAG GATCTTCCATAGACAGAGAACCCAGGTCCAGAGTGGGCTCAGCTACAATAGTCAGTGTGCAAAGCAG AGCCCCCACTGTGCAGTCCAGAGTCAGTTCTGGAGTGGCCCGAGTAGCGGAGAGGATCGGCAGCGCCACCTACAGCATGCCCAAGGGATCGCAGGTCTTCACCGGGGCGCAGATTGTGCCACGGGCGAGGAACGTGGAAGAGTCCAGCGACTCCTCAGACACCCACATCAAATCCTTCAAGGCAGAAA TAGCCAGTAGCCAACCTCCGCCTAGCGGTGTAGCTCAGTCCCACTATACTCCCCCGTCCAAGGCATGGAAGT CCAAACAGTACACAGTCCCCTCCTCCACTGCCATCACTGAGGTCACCAGACAGGGCACACCTG CTGCTCACCCACCGCGGGCTCCAGACAAGGACCCTGTTACCATGACGACGGTGCCAGGCTTTGCCTCCATTCCTGTCAAGAAGGTCGTGCCAAAAGACATGAAG CCGGAGCCGAAGCCGTCCCCCTCCAAGCCACCCACCCGGCCTGCTGCTAACAGTCCAGACCCGTCATCAGCCCTGGCCAACATCGGAGAGCTCAGGAAATCTCTTGTAGAGCCTCCAGACAGAGCAAAAGTGCAGCCCGATAAAACACTTGACAGACCCAGAAG AGACACGTATGTCCGTGAGCTTCATGCCAGGCACCCAGACTCTGACAACACAGCAACCAATCAGGAAGCAGAGGAGAGAGAAGAGCCAATG ACCGGAGAGAAGTCCCCTGACCTGGACCCTGCCCACCAGAACCTGGAGTGGCGCCACCGCGACCCCCGCCACCGACCCGGGCCGGAGTTCATCCCCGTTACCATGGAGAAGATCAGCATGAAGGACCTCGAGATGGCGCCGAGGAACGCGCCGCCAAGGGAGCGCCCGTTGACGCAGCCGTACCACCCACAGCACCCACACCCCCTGGAGAGGCCACAGGGGCAGTCAAGGGAGGAGAACCCCAAAGTGCACAGCTTTGGGGTGGGGAAGATGGTCGGACCATATAG TAGAGAAAAGCAGCCGGCAGTTTCAGCGAGCAAGCAGCTGACCTCCAGTTACCAGGACATCGTGTGTCGGCGAGACCGGGAGGGCGCCGCGGCCACGGACGACACAGACGAGCAGCAGGAGTCGCGGGAGAACAGCGGCAGCAGTCAGGAGAGCAGGAAACAGGAGACCAGCGTAGAGAGGGCCAGCACTGTGCCCGTCAGACAGTCAGAG CCAAATATCTACTACGGCCGTCTGGCGTCCCCGTCACGCACCTGGCGCATGCCCACCATGTTTGACCACCTCCAGCCAG GAAGTTCCCATCCGTCCATGGTTTCTCTTTCAATCGGCCAAATGCACCACAGTAGAGGAGAGCAGGACCACCGCACCTCCGGATTCCTGGGCCAGAGGAAAATCTACCCTCCACTCCTTAGGTACAAGCAGACCAAGAGGAAATAA